Below is a genomic region from Papilio machaon chromosome 19, ilPapMach1.1, whole genome shotgun sequence.
TaatgtttaagaaaaatactGTCCACCTGTAATTCACATGTTACCgccgatttaaaaattacaatctgtaaaagatttttcaaCGATACAGGGATCCTCGGGTTTTCAAGATTGTGatagtttaagtttaaatgtCTTGTCACTGAGTTGcaggatgttttaaaatatgcttgaaaaatagaattattttttaagaaccTTAAGTTCCCGTTTGTTTccgtgtattttttttttaagatccCGCAAAATATTGCTTCTCATTCAATTTAAGTTTGTTAGTTGTTTTACTTAATAGTATAACTTTAATTCTGAAtgttgttgtaatttaaatgtgaatttgCATTCGCATAAAGcttgttaaaaatgtacttcaacattattaaatttaattcaataataataattgtgatTCAATGTTCTTAATTctcaaaatcaaaataatcatacataaaaataaattttggtaaagaaaatattgaaaagaacatatttatttaaaacattttattaacatttattatctcTATAACatctttacattaattttaacacaacattttaaattgcttcacATCTGTTAAGGCCATTCAAACCCAAACCGGCAGATCCCAAACCGTAGTTGGGTCCGGGGAATCCGGCTCCGTATCCGAAGCCGGGACCGAAACCAGGTCCAAAACCGGGTCCGAAACCGTTGGCGTATGCCATTTCAGGTGTGGGCAGTATATCTTCGCTGATCATACCAACATTTCCATTGCCGCAGCCGTATGAAACGGCACCAGAGCCGGCTGTTGGGAGAGCGCCTTCCAATTCCACGGTACCCAAGAAAGGGAGTTGACCGCCGACAGCCAATGGACCTGTATATTCGTTGTCAGAAATAATTGACACACCCATAGGAGCGATAGGAGATATACTTGATACCATAAAGCCACCACCGTTCGATGACGGTAGAGTGGCCGGCCCTAAGGGTGCAAATTCAGGGACAATCATAGGTCCTGGACCGTAGGGGGCACCGAAGGGAGCTCCGCAGCCAAATCCTGGTCCGGCCCAACCCATAGCTTCAGGCGCTAGACCTGGTGCGAGCATGTTGTTGTTTAAGGCATTGCCTAAGAACTGGCCAGCAATcatctgtaataaaaaatagtgttaCTACTTTCTCATAATAAGTACTTACTAATAGAAGACATGTGCCAGATTCATCCATTATTTGTAGTGACTAGGTGAAAgagcaaaatatatttgatgattttttgaCTTACTTGGAAGAGTGCTGTTTGCACACACAGAAGGAAAGTAAAGGAAGACATGTTTGTTATGATTCGATGAACAGTCGAGTGATACTGATACTTGAGTTCTTCAGTCACTTTATATAGGTAAATAGATTATCAATTTCTCAAATTgtttgtgtaaatgttatgAAAATTTTTGTCGTTAACATTATGAACGATACGTgtcttgataaatattttattaacaaattattatttctaaggtgtattttatgttgaaataGATAAGCGCGTAAActtgaagaaattattttttgaccgtttttttttaattttgatataaagttgaaaaattgctttttttttccTCATGTACTTATAATTGGAGTCGAAATAATATAGTTAGATATATATCTGTAAAATTCCAAGAAAAACCAAATCAAAACTTCCTGACAAAACcattttttaaaccaatacAAAGTGTTCAAACCCCTTCAAACTTGATATAAAACCATTGAACTCTTATTACATCTAAAAATatagaagttaaatttttaaacacgtAAACTACAGAACAGCTGTGGAAAAGCtattagcgccatctattaaaataaaaaatacattgaacAAAAGCATACTGGTGATGCCAGTTGCTTCAACTAAAACCATACGCATTAAAAGTTTTCGCATCCAAACTCGGgcaaatttatgtttttaagttaGTAGCTAGGTGGCGGTATTCTTAAAACTAAACCAAGAGACCAGTAAAAGagaattaatgatttttttaaacgtgattaaatctaaaatcagcGGTATCTGGACCGCCGACGCTGGTCGCCGCCAAGGCCACTGACGAGAAGCCGTAGAGCTGAACCTGCGGGTGCTACAAGCAATGAACTGACAGGTGACGGCGCAGGTCAGGTGACTGACGATTTCTTGTTGCGAAGGCCAAGACCCGCTTTGGGTCGGTACGCCAGCGGAGTGGtagtaaatctaaaatcttactaatattataaatgcacaagtttagatggatggatggatgtttgtttgcagGTGACTCCgtaacggcttaacggatcttgatgaaatttggcacggatgtagaacatagtctggaagaacatatagactatttactaagttttttttaattctacacgGACGAAGTGGAGGGCGATGGCTAGTCCATAATTTATcttgtaattgaaaaaaaatgatttgtaaaaattcCTTTACGCTATGAGATACATTCATACGTGGTAATGAAATcgttgtaattaaaaacttaaatccgTTGCGTGTTATGTCTAGAAATGAAACATGTAATCTTaagttaatattgaaattattaacataatatttagtatatatAGTTGTGTTAGACTGACATTACAAAGTTTTACTTGTAAACGAATCAGTAAAAATGATTTCCCTTTCAGTCTTTCTCTTATGTATCCAAGCTTATTTATTCCAGGTATAATGGAATTTTTACCTTATTGCCCTTTCTTTTGCCTTGTTACTGATCTCTTTATTGCTTCCAGAGATCATTGAacataacttaaatttaatattaattttttattttcagaatgCTCTTGGTGAATGTTTAGAGCCAGCTCTCGGTCTCGCGGTGGGCTTAGCACCAGAAATGGGTCTTGGTTATGGACCGGGACTTGCTGAAGGATATGGACCAGGTTTGGCTCCAGGCTTTGGTTATGGGTATGGTTTTGGACCTGCGCCGTACGGTCCTGGTCCTTATGGCCCTGGTCCTGCTTATGGTCCCAGTTATGGAGGTGCCGGTGTAGGTGACGTGGAGATTGCTGGTGAGATGCCAGTCGCTGGTACCACAGTGGTGGCAGGACAAGTGCCGATACTTGGTGCGGTTCAGTTCGGTGGTGATATACCAGCTGGTGGCGTGGTCACTATTTCTGGAAGATGTGGTTGTGGATGCAACGGACcatatatgtattaagttaGCATGTTTCATGTGTAATTTAATGtatctttacaaaataaagagtttttagttatttactttatggatattttttcatagtgacataaaaaaatattacaaagaaatCCTATGCTTTCAGTATTTACTAAAtgagaaataattatcatGAAACCAAAAGTTTTACACTTAATCTAAACAACAAATTAGTAACTAAAATCTAACACGTTcagtattttaagtatttatacaattaataaaatttgattgtctgactaaactattaaaaaaacattttcctcGAACATGATTTACTTAAGTTCCTTTTTTGCtccaatttataaaacttttgttcGTCTCTCAGTCTGTTGTACAACTTTTAAATCGCCATATTATGTGTTAGTAAAGAAATCCATGGACTTCCGTTGAAAGTAAGGTCTATTCATAAACATGTTAATTTTAGAGTATAATGAAGCATaagtaactatatttttatctttaaaaattatttaaaatattggtatataattaaaaatgtttttgtcacTACCCGCTATTTTAACTAAGTTCAGTGAacatcctactaatattacaaatgggAAAGTCtgtatgtttggatggatgttttttttagaaggtatttccaaaacggttcaatggatctcgTTGTAATATATCATAGATGTAAACAGAAAATAGCCTGGAAAACATATAAGCTGCTAatccagttttttttaataccaggACACTAACCAGAATACTAAACTGAATGTTACTgaagttattgttatttcgacCGCAACGGCAGATTATGgattaagtattaaaatagatcttacaaatttagaaaataaacctAGACATTATTAATAGTCTCCTAAAGTCTATACATTCAATGCCCCATGCttcatatttgatttattagtattgtaaataatgttttgtttttgctgTTTTTTTGACTTCTATAACTCTACTAtgattacattttatgtagATTAATATCGATCTTTTATTTCTCTAGGAAAATGAAATCGCTGTCGCTGTAACATcgtatttaataaactatgtAAGAACTACCACTGGGAAATCTATTactatattcaaatttattgactAAAAACAGTGTAAAACTGATATTTTAAGCAACATAGagcaaataaaatcaatgaaaatataatttagaaactTTCGTAGAAGAAGCATATCAGCAAGTTGTAGAATTActttaagaattataaaaattattacaatcatTACAATGGGATACTTTACTGGATTTATATTGCTCGTTTTTCTGTCGTATAGTTAAGATAGTAAAGTTGAAAACAAGAAAGAATATCATAAGAAAGTATTAGTAGTAGATTCCATGTAAAGCTCATTCCAAATCGGTTCTAACCAAAAAAATCAGTAAAGACAGtagacataatttttaacaaaactttatttggcttctatttaaaatattctattagtACATGTAAGGAGCACCGCAACCGCAACCGCACCGGCCAGCTATAGTAACAACACCGCCAGCAGGCACATCGCCGGCGAACTGCACAGCTCCAAGGATTGGCACTTGCCCAGCAACTAGAGTGGTGCCGGCGACCGGCATCTCTCCGGCGACGGCCACGTCACCCACGCCGGCGCCGCCGTACGCGGGGCCGACGCCGTACGCCGGGCCCACGCCGTACGCCGGGCCTACGCCGTACGCCGCGGCGGGACCGTATGGCATCGGGCCAGCAAACGCTGCCGGACCAGCGGGGCCATATCCATAGGGTCCAGGACCGAGAAGACTGGGGGCTAGGCCTGGAGCGTAAGCCACTTCTTCGGCGAGCGCGGGCCCGCAGCCGAGCTCATATTCGGCACCAATAGTCGGGGCAAGGCCCACTCCAAGTCCAGTACCTACATATTGCCCACATGCAATCTGAAAATAATCAGggaaacatttattaatattaatatttgtagtaaatgtgtaaataacatgttataataaatttaattttacctgAATAACACATATTTGTGCGCAGACAAACAGAAGAGTTGTGgttgacattatttttgagTGTTTTAGGATAGAGTTAAAGAAAGAATACATTTATCGTTTTCAGTTGCGACTTTTATATGCATTTAAAACGTTCAACGAAGTTAGTTTCACAAACAACAATTATGTGCGTTAAGTTTGTTACAAATGATTGCATGGGCTTTAAATTGGTTTAGATAATGACGTTTTTTACATATGTTATTATCACTTAGTCACGTCACAGAAGAGTAAACTATAGTATGTTGtgtaaaagtaatgaaatgtaCGCtgcgttatctatttttaaaacacaccCTCGACGCCTTGCCTTGCCTCGACCAGCGGCGGTGGCTTCGCCACTTCGAGTGCCTCGCCTGTCCTTCATGGGGCTGTCTGTGGCCTTTGACAATGCTGTCGAAGGCATCCTGGCTGTCGGAGGGACCTACCTTTCTTGGACAC
It encodes:
- the LOC106715152 gene encoding chorion class B protein PC10; translation: MIAGQFLGNALNNNMLAPGLAPEAMGWAGPGFGCGAPFGAPYGPGPMIVPEFAPLGPATLPSSNGGGFMVSSISPIAPMGVSIISDNEYTGPLAVGGQLPFLGTVELEGALPTAGSGAVSYGCGNGNVGMISEDILPTPEMAYANGFGPGFGPGFGPGFGYGAGFPGPNYGLGSAGLGLNGLNRCEAI
- the LOC106715153 gene encoding chorion class A proteins Ld9, whose amino-acid sequence is MKHNALGECLEPALGLAVGLAPEMGLGYGPGLAEGYGPGLAPGFGYGYGFGPAPYGPGPYGPGPAYGPSYGGAGVGDVEIAGEMPVAGTTVVAGQVPILGAVQFGGDIPAGGVVTISGRCGCGCNGPYMY
- the LOC123722082 gene encoding chorion class A proteins Ld24-like; translation: MYSFFNSILKHSKIMSTTTLLFVCAQICVIQIACGQYVGTGLGVGLAPTIGAEYELGCGPALAEEVAYAPGLAPSLLGPGPYGYGPAGPAAFAGPMPYGPAAAYGVGPAYGVGPAYGVGPAYGGAGVGDVAVAGEMPVAGTTLVAGQVPILGAVQFAGDVPAGGVVTIAGRCGCGCGAPYMY